A region of Paenimyroides aestuarii DNA encodes the following proteins:
- a CDS encoding Ig-like domain-containing protein — protein MQKNTLLPVFKRISDAFVALLIFFSIFNGYSQTVTIGSGTSSNSSTGYPAVFANYYYGNKIQILYEAAEISSAGATANSYINSVAFNVTALNSVPVLSNVNVKVYTTSKTDPLSSDAFFDGANASGTFGPYTATTGWNTFTFTTPILWNGCDNIVVEFCAQNTNWANNGNASSTYTSMTGTKTFVRYFRDDVTTVCSSLSGPSTSMDRPNAQFGFTANTANCGYVCNFSAVASSSTAIDLSWTGTGASYIIEYGLKGFVLGTGTSITTTNLTQALSTLTANTEYDIYIKQVCATGPSAAFYGPVRARTLCGITGNFFEGFETTPTANWTSGPLPECWSRVYTISNTWSYSGASSYIAKTGSNSFGISRDIGTGDFLIISPETDNLGNGAKQIRFSAYLDYFYPNAPQIDVYRINGNTSTATKTLIQSITLSSASPGWETFTIPLPITTDDYFAFSFPEVSGSGYAQFYIDDVYYEDIPAPTVTTTQSNNVCFGGTTGMASVVVTGGAAPLTYLWNTGDTTPTLTGLAAGTYTVTVTDGLSRTATETVTITEPDVLVSNAVVNNISCNGLNDATIDIAPTGGTFPYTYLWSTGDTGTSLSNLTPGTYTLTITDLNNCTATEDFVITEPTVLVATNAAQTDVSMFGGNDGSATVAASGGTAPYTYMWSNGATTAAITNLTAGTYTAIVTDANGCTATEDFVITQPIPLMAQSVSQTNVSCNGGSDASASIVAIGGNAPYTYQWSPSGGTAATATGLSAGMYSVLVTDHTGNTITENFTITEPDALIATISQSTDITCNAASDGTATVSVAGGTAPYTYLWSNGMMSNMATNLNVGNYTVSITDANGCKATASVSIAQPTALAITGTATNISCFGQNDGAITVSASGAVAPYSYSWSNGQSGTSLSNLSSGTYTVTITDANGCSKTESYTIVEPAFVHPPVAVNQSFCIGQNATLADVVITGSTIKWYSASTGGMLLPATTVLTNGTTYYASQTVGTCESSTRTAVQITLNQGTPLTTTQLNVCSNTRVQNMTIDGFNYTQLKWYSSPTSTLQLPASQLLATGTYYISSLTGTCESPRQAVQVTVAAAVPAPTATAQTVCGNRTLNDLVVGKDPSASLNWYSSLQSMIPLSGTTQVSNGTYYVQQVIGNCESVRVAVPVQVVNVTAPTMTSITTCDGTQIGDLNTPAISYLWYTDNVSTTPLADTFVITSGTYYIAQENSGCISARTQVSVNVGARPNSPTGQTTQGFSFAAKVSDLVMNQPNVRWFASYDDAIDQVGQLSPSTLLQTGATYYGILVSNNGCGSYPTAVTVEVTVSTQELDLTHLKYYPNPVDSALHISYNEAITKVEVFTLTGQKVMSNEFNAIEVTTDLSRLSSGTYLVKVETVKASQFIKVVKR, from the coding sequence ATGCAAAAAAATACTTTATTGCCCGTTTTTAAACGTATTTCGGATGCGTTCGTTGCATTGCTTATATTTTTTTCGATCTTTAACGGTTACTCACAAACAGTGACAATTGGATCAGGAACAAGTAGCAATTCATCAACTGGTTATCCGGCAGTATTTGCCAATTATTATTATGGCAATAAAATTCAAATTTTATATGAGGCAGCTGAAATTTCATCAGCAGGAGCCACAGCGAACTCTTACATAAATAGCGTGGCCTTTAATGTTACTGCTTTAAATTCGGTACCTGTCTTGAGTAATGTAAACGTGAAAGTTTATACTACAAGTAAAACCGACCCATTGTCTAGCGATGCTTTTTTTGATGGAGCAAATGCTTCAGGAACATTTGGCCCTTATACGGCAACAACTGGTTGGAATACTTTTACTTTTACAACACCCATCTTGTGGAACGGTTGTGATAATATCGTTGTAGAATTTTGTGCTCAAAATACAAATTGGGCAAATAATGGAAACGCATCATCTACTTATACAAGCATGACTGGCACAAAAACATTTGTTAGATATTTCAGAGATGATGTTACAACCGTTTGTAGTTCTTTATCCGGACCAAGCACTTCTATGGACCGTCCGAACGCACAATTTGGATTTACAGCTAATACCGCAAATTGTGGTTATGTGTGTAATTTTAGTGCAGTTGCATCATCTTCCACTGCAATAGACTTGTCGTGGACGGGAACCGGTGCTTCTTACATAATTGAATATGGATTGAAAGGATTTGTTCTAGGAACAGGAACTTCTATCACGACTACTAATTTAACACAAGCGTTATCTACTTTAACCGCTAATACAGAATATGATATTTATATTAAACAAGTTTGTGCAACCGGACCAAGTGCAGCTTTTTATGGGCCAGTACGTGCAAGAACTTTATGCGGAATAACAGGTAACTTTTTTGAAGGATTTGAAACAACGCCAACTGCCAATTGGACATCCGGACCACTACCAGAGTGTTGGTCTCGCGTTTATACCATATCAAATACATGGTCGTATTCAGGAGCTAGTTCTTATATTGCAAAAACCGGTAGTAATAGTTTCGGTATTTCAAGAGATATTGGTACGGGTGATTTCTTAATTATTTCTCCTGAAACGGATAACTTAGGAAATGGTGCAAAACAGATTCGCTTTTCTGCTTATCTTGATTATTTTTATCCGAATGCCCCACAAATTGATGTTTATAGAATCAATGGAAATACTTCGACAGCAACTAAAACATTGATACAGAGTATTACTTTATCATCAGCAAGTCCAGGATGGGAAACTTTTACAATTCCATTACCTATTACAACAGATGATTACTTTGCTTTTTCATTTCCAGAAGTTTCTGGTTCGGGCTACGCACAATTTTATATAGACGATGTCTATTATGAAGATATACCGGCACCAACAGTTACTACCACACAATCTAATAATGTTTGTTTTGGTGGAACTACGGGAATGGCATCAGTTGTAGTAACTGGTGGCGCAGCACCTTTAACCTATTTATGGAATACTGGAGATACCACCCCAACTTTAACAGGATTGGCTGCAGGTACTTATACCGTAACAGTAACCGATGGATTAAGCCGCACGGCTACCGAGACAGTTACTATCACCGAGCCTGATGTTTTAGTTTCAAACGCAGTTGTAAACAACATTAGTTGTAATGGCTTAAACGATGCAACGATAGACATTGCACCAACCGGAGGAACATTCCCATATACCTATTTATGGAGTACCGGCGATACCGGAACCAGTTTAAGCAATTTAACACCCGGTACCTATACGTTGACCATTACCGATCTGAACAACTGTACCGCAACAGAAGATTTTGTTATCACAGAGCCTACTGTTTTGGTAGCAACAAACGCTGCACAAACCGACGTTTCAATGTTTGGAGGTAATGACGGTTCAGCAACTGTGGCGGCAAGTGGCGGAACGGCACCATATACTTATATGTGGAGCAATGGAGCAACCACAGCAGCAATCACAAACTTAACCGCAGGAACATATACTGCAATAGTAACCGATGCAAATGGTTGTACCGCAACAGAAGATTTTGTTATCACACAACCTATCCCATTGATGGCTCAGTCTGTATCTCAAACCAACGTAAGTTGTAATGGCGGATCAGACGCAAGCGCAAGCATCGTAGCAATAGGTGGAAATGCACCTTACACGTACCAATGGTCACCAAGTGGAGGAACTGCTGCTACCGCAACAGGACTTTCGGCAGGTATGTATAGTGTGTTAGTAACCGACCACACAGGAAATACCATCACCGAGAACTTTACCATCACCGAGCCTGACGCTTTAATAGCTACTATTTCGCAGTCAACCGACATTACATGTAATGCGGCAAGCGACGGAACAGCTACAGTAAGCGTAGCCGGGGGAACCGCACCATATACGTACTTATGGTCAAACGGAATGATGAGCAATATGGCAACCAACTTAAACGTGGGTAACTATACGGTAAGCATCACCGATGCCAACGGATGTAAAGCAACCGCAAGTGTTTCTATCGCACAACCAACAGCATTGGCAATCACTGGAACAGCAACAAACATCAGTTGTTTCGGACAAAACGATGGAGCGATTACCGTTTCAGCAAGTGGTGCTGTAGCACCTTATAGCTATTCATGGTCAAATGGTCAAAGTGGTACAAGTTTAAGTAATTTATCATCAGGAACTTATACGGTAACCATTACCGACGCAAACGGATGTTCTAAAACAGAATCATATACTATTGTAGAGCCAGCGTTTGTTCACCCTCCAGTGGCAGTAAACCAAAGTTTCTGTATTGGCCAAAATGCAACATTGGCAGATGTTGTAATCACCGGAAGCACTATCAAATGGTACAGTGCTTCAACAGGAGGTATGTTGTTGCCTGCAACAACCGTATTAACAAATGGTACTACTTATTATGCCTCACAAACCGTAGGAACATGCGAAAGCAGTACACGTACGGCAGTTCAAATCACTTTGAACCAAGGAACCCCGTTAACCACCACACAGTTAAATGTATGCAGCAACACCCGTGTACAAAACATGACCATAGACGGGTTTAATTACACCCAATTAAAATGGTACAGCAGCCCAACAAGTACTTTGCAGTTACCAGCAAGTCAATTATTGGCAACGGGCACATATTACATTAGTTCGTTAACAGGAACGTGTGAATCCCCACGCCAAGCAGTACAAGTAACGGTAGCGGCAGCAGTACCTGCACCAACGGCAACCGCCCAAACAGTATGTGGCAACCGCACATTGAATGATTTAGTAGTAGGAAAAGATCCTTCTGCAAGTTTAAACTGGTACAGTTCATTACAATCAATGATACCATTGTCAGGAACTACGCAAGTATCAAACGGTACTTACTATGTACAGCAAGTTATTGGAAATTGTGAATCGGTACGCGTAGCTGTTCCTGTTCAAGTAGTAAATGTTACCGCACCAACGATGACCTCTATCACAACTTGTGATGGCACGCAGATCGGTGATTTGAACACCCCTGCAATCAGTTATTTATGGTACACCGACAATGTAAGTACAACGCCTTTGGCAGACACTTTTGTGATTACCTCAGGAACATATTACATTGCCCAAGAAAATTCGGGATGTATTTCCGCAAGAACACAAGTATCTGTAAATGTAGGCGCACGTCCAAACAGCCCAACGGGTCAAACCACACAAGGTTTCTCTTTTGCAGCCAAAGTGTCTGATTTAGTGATGAATCAACCAAATGTGCGCTGGTTTGCAAGCTATGATGATGCGATAGACCAAGTAGGACAGTTATCACCTAGTACACTATTGCAAACAGGGGCTACTTACTACGGAATTTTGGTAAGTAATAATGGATGTGGTAGTTATCCAACAGCCGTTACGGTAGAAGTTACCGTAAGCACGCAAGAGTTAGACTTAACCCATTTGAAATACTATCCAAACCCGGTTGATAGCGCGTTGCATATAAGCTACAACGAAGCTATTACCAAGGTAGAAGTGTTTACCCTAACTGGGCAAAAAGTGATGAGCAATGAGTTCAATGCTATTGAAGTAACCACCGATTTATCGCGCCTAAGTTCAGGAACGTATTTAGTGAAGGTCGAAACTGTAAAAGCATCACAATTCATAAAAGTGGTAAAACGATAA
- a CDS encoding glycine-rich protein has protein sequence MEKITQQTWFKVRWLNTTSLLFLFGLIFSTSISFSQTFNYTGSVQSVTLPAGDYEIEMWGADGGKGFQTSQINNEGKGGYAKGTLTVTTPTTYYIYVGGKGTDASNGSVGDVYLGGWNGGGDSGQNNYSNAAQYRAAGGGGGTDIRTTQNTTYANRIMVAGGGGGGVYLATYVGGNGGGITGDDGGNTYHGDGGSQTAGGTANGSTGNIAGTDGALGIGGTGGTSTTKSGGGGGGGGYYGGGGGATGNSSSSQGGGGGGSSYLGGVSTGVTFMFGDTGFVPNPDTTGNGTVIITSMAPCTGTPVVGTASATSRNCSSEPFTLSVTSATKAGGITYQWERADAGTGVWQPIPGATSATYTVTNQTVASDYRFVITCTYTTNTVTSNVVSVAQTVATILYEDFDTTTSGSSSNPSPPSCWTYLDDMTGTGYGYTYNSTTYSRSGSNSFRFYMYNNSVNADQYLYLISPTTDNLGNGTKQVRFYARMSSASTPGRLQVVRLNDISSPAAATTSATVLATFDLTDVAYKEFVVPLPATTDDYFAFRVLYNGGTTSNYPTTYIDDVYYENLETCFFATNLSVTNIAQTTATLTWTASIDPSVTGYEYEVRSSGAPGSGTTGLAATGTVTGASTTTANVTGLNPSTTYTVYIRSVCSGSAGRWNPNSFDFATLCGVSTVLYENFDSTTPGSSSIPSLPNCWSFIDDVVSSGYLYTYDLASGGPLSGANYVRMYRTNSTSNASQELVLISPETDNLGNGTKQLRFSARSYSTTTYVNQLEILAMDSTTSTANATVLATINPSTSTYQEYIIPLPAGTDDYFGFRLAYNGVTTASAVSIDDVYYEEIPAPTLATTQSDNICPGDTNGMASVVVTGGAAPLTYLWNTGDTTPTLTGLAAGTYTVTVTDGLSRTATETVTITEPDVLVSNAVVNNISCNGLNDATIDIAPTGGTFPYTYLWSTGDTGTSLSNLTPGTYTLTITDLNNCTATEDFVITEPTVLVATNAAQTDVSMFGGNDGSATVSASGGTAPYTYMWSNGATTAAITNLTAGTYTATVTDANGCTATEDFVITQPIPLMAQSVSQTNVSCNGGSDASASIVAIGGNAPYTYQWSPSGGTAATATGLSAGMYSVLVTDHTGNTITENFTITEPDALIATISQSTDITCNAASDGTATVSVAGGTAPYTYLWSNGMMSNMATNLNVGNYTVSITDANGCKATASVSIAQPTALAITGTATNISCFGQNDGAITVSASGAVAPYSYSWSNGQSGTSLSNLSSGTYTVTITDANGCSKTESYTIVEPAFVHPPVAVNQSFCIGQNATLADVVITGSTIKWYSASTGGMLLPATTVLTNGTTYYASQTVGTCESSTRTAVQITLNQGTPLTTTQLNVCSNTRVQNMTIDGFNYTQLKWYSSPTSTSQLPASQLLATGTYYISSLTGTCESPRQAVQVTVAAAVPAPTATAQTVCGNSTLNDLVVGKDPSASLNWYSSLQSMIPLSGTTQVSNGTYYVQQVIGNCESVRVAVPVQVVNVTAPTMTSITTCDGTQIGDLNTPAISYLWYTDNVSTTPLADTFVITSGTYYIAQENSGCISARTQVSVNVGARPNSPTGQTTQGFSFAAKVSDLVMNQPNVRWFASYDDAIDQVGQLSPSTLLQTGATYYGILVSNNGCGSYPTAVTVEVTVSTQELDLTHLKYYPNPVDSALHISYNEAITKVEVFTLTGQKVMSNEFNAIEVTTDLSRLSSGTYLVKVETAKASQFIKVVKR, from the coding sequence ATGGAAAAAATTACACAACAAACATGGTTTAAGGTACGGTGGCTAAACACTACCTCTTTACTTTTTTTATTTGGGTTAATTTTCTCTACATCCATTAGTTTTTCACAAACTTTTAATTACACAGGTTCGGTACAAAGCGTGACCCTTCCTGCAGGTGATTATGAAATTGAAATGTGGGGAGCTGATGGGGGTAAAGGATTTCAAACTTCTCAAATAAACAATGAAGGAAAAGGAGGGTACGCTAAAGGTACTCTTACTGTAACTACTCCAACTACCTATTATATTTATGTGGGTGGAAAAGGAACAGATGCCAGCAATGGTTCTGTTGGTGATGTCTATTTAGGAGGTTGGAATGGCGGAGGTGACTCTGGTCAAAATAACTATTCAAATGCTGCTCAATATCGTGCAGCTGGTGGTGGTGGCGGAACAGATATTAGAACAACACAAAATACTACCTATGCAAACAGAATAATGGTTGCCGGAGGTGGTGGTGGTGGTGTTTATCTTGCTACTTACGTTGGTGGTAACGGTGGAGGAATCACCGGTGATGATGGTGGTAACACCTATCATGGAGATGGTGGTTCACAGACTGCTGGAGGAACTGCAAACGGAAGTACAGGTAACATAGCAGGAACTGACGGTGCATTAGGTATTGGAGGTACTGGAGGAACTTCAACTACTAAATCCGGCGGTGGCGGCGGCGGCGGTGGCTACTATGGCGGCGGTGGCGGTGCTACAGGAAACTCATCATCATCACAAGGCGGCGGCGGCGGCGGTTCTTCTTATTTAGGAGGAGTTTCTACGGGAGTTACTTTTATGTTTGGGGATACAGGTTTTGTGCCTAACCCAGATACTACAGGAAATGGTACGGTTATCATTACGTCAATGGCACCTTGTACAGGTACGCCAGTAGTAGGTACAGCATCAGCAACATCTAGAAATTGTTCTAGCGAACCTTTTACTTTGTCGGTTACTAGTGCAACAAAAGCCGGTGGTATTACGTATCAATGGGAGCGTGCAGATGCAGGTACAGGTGTATGGCAACCTATTCCAGGAGCAACAAGTGCTACTTATACTGTTACCAACCAAACAGTGGCAAGTGACTATCGCTTTGTGATTACATGTACATATACTACAAATACTGTGACATCTAACGTGGTTTCAGTAGCGCAAACTGTAGCAACTATTTTATATGAAGATTTTGATACCACAACCTCTGGTTCTTCTTCAAATCCTTCTCCTCCTAGCTGTTGGACATATTTAGATGATATGACTGGAACAGGATACGGATATACTTATAATTCTACTACATATTCAAGATCAGGAAGTAATTCTTTCCGTTTCTATATGTATAATAATTCTGTAAATGCAGATCAGTATTTGTATTTAATATCGCCAACTACTGATAATTTAGGGAATGGAACGAAACAAGTTCGTTTTTATGCAAGAATGAGCTCTGCTTCTACTCCTGGAAGGCTTCAAGTGGTACGCTTGAATGATATTTCATCACCGGCAGCCGCAACTACATCTGCAACCGTATTAGCTACCTTTGATTTAACTGATGTTGCCTATAAAGAATTTGTCGTTCCTTTACCAGCAACTACCGATGATTATTTTGCCTTTAGGGTATTATATAATGGAGGAACAACATCAAATTATCCAACTACTTATATAGACGATGTTTATTATGAGAATTTAGAAACATGTTTCTTTGCTACAAATTTATCAGTAACAAATATTGCCCAAACAACAGCAACTCTTACATGGACAGCCTCTATAGATCCAAGCGTAACAGGATATGAGTATGAAGTACGTTCTAGTGGAGCTCCTGGTTCTGGAACAACGGGCTTAGCAGCAACAGGAACTGTTACAGGTGCTTCTACTACCACAGCTAATGTCACCGGCTTAAACCCGTCAACAACATATACGGTGTATATTAGAAGTGTGTGTTCTGGTTCAGCAGGAAGATGGAATCCAAATTCTTTTGACTTTGCAACACTTTGTGGAGTATCAACAGTTTTATATGAAAATTTTGATTCAACTACACCAGGTTCAAGTTCCATTCCATCTCTTCCAAATTGTTGGAGCTTTATTGATGATGTTGTTTCTTCAGGTTACCTTTATACTTATGATTTAGCAAGTGGTGGTCCTTTATCAGGTGCAAATTATGTGAGAATGTATAGGACTAATTCAACATCTAATGCATCGCAAGAGTTGGTTTTAATTTCACCAGAAACAGATAATTTAGGAAATGGAACAAAGCAGTTGCGTTTTTCGGCTAGATCTTATTCTACTACTACATACGTAAATCAACTTGAGATTTTGGCAATGGATAGTACAACATCTACGGCTAATGCAACAGTTCTGGCAACCATAAACCCTTCTACATCTACTTATCAGGAATATATTATACCATTACCAGCAGGAACGGATGATTATTTTGGTTTTAGACTTGCATATAATGGGGTGACAACAGCCTCTGCAGTTTCTATTGACGATGTATATTATGAAGAAATTCCTGCACCTACTTTGGCAACTACTCAAAGTGATAATATTTGTCCGGGAGACACCAATGGAATGGCATCAGTTGTAGTAACTGGAGGCGCAGCACCTTTAACCTATTTATGGAATACTGGAGATACCACCCCAACTTTAACAGGATTGGCTGCAGGTACTTATACCGTAACAGTAACCGATGGATTAAGCCGCACGGCTACCGAGACAGTTACTATCACCGAGCCTGATGTTTTAGTTTCAAACGCAGTTGTAAACAACATTAGTTGTAATGGCTTAAACGATGCAACGATAGACATTGCACCAACCGGAGGAACATTCCCATATACCTATTTATGGAGTACCGGCGATACCGGAACCAGTTTAAGCAATTTAACACCCGGTACCTATACGTTGACCATTACCGATCTGAACAACTGTACCGCAACAGAAGATTTTGTTATCACAGAGCCTACTGTTTTGGTAGCAACAAACGCTGCACAAACCGACGTTTCAATGTTTGGAGGTAATGACGGTTCAGCAACTGTATCGGCAAGTGGCGGAACAGCACCATATACTTATATGTGGAGCAATGGAGCAACCACCGCAGCAATCACAAACTTAACTGCAGGAACATACACTGCAACAGTAACCGATGCAAATGGTTGTACCGCAACAGAAGATTTTGTAATCACCCAACCTATCCCATTGATGGCTCAGTCTGTCTCTCAAACCAACGTAAGTTGTAATGGTGGATCAGACGCAAGCGCAAGCATCGTAGCAATAGGTGGAAATGCACCTTACACGTACCAATGGTCACCAAGTGGAGGAACTGCTGCTACCGCAACAGGACTTTCGGCAGGTATGTATAGTGTGTTAGTAACCGACCACACAGGAAATACCATCACCGAGAACTTTACCATCACCGAGCCTGACGCTTTAATAGCTACTATTTCGCAGTCAACCGACATTACATGTAATGCGGCAAGCGACGGAACAGCTACAGTAAGCGTAGCCGGGGGAACCGCACCATATACGTACTTATGGTCAAACGGAATGATGAGCAATATGGCAACCAACTTAAACGTGGGTAATTATACGGTAAGCATCACCGATGCCAACGGATGTAAAGCAACCGCAAGTGTTTCTATCGCACAACCAACAGCATTGGCAATCACTGGAACAGCAACAAACATCAGTTGTTTCGGACAAAACGATGGAGCGATTACCGTTTCAGCAAGTGGTGCTGTAGCACCTTATAGCTATTCATGGTCAAATGGTCAAAGTGGTACAAGTTTAAGTAATTTATCATCAGGAACTTATACGGTAACCATTACCGACGCGAACGGATGTTCTAAAACAGAATCATATACTATCGTAGAGCCAGCGTTTGTTCACCCTCCAGTGGCAGTAAACCAAAGTTTCTGTATTGGCCAAAATGCAACATTGGCAGATGTTGTAATCACCGGAAGCACTATCAAATGGTACAGTGCTTCAACAGGAGGTATGTTGTTGCCTGCAACAACCGTATTAACAAATGGTACTACTTACTATGCTTCACAAACCGTGGGAACATGCGAAAGCAGTACACGTACGGCAGTTCAAATCACTTTGAACCAAGGAACCCCGTTAACCACCACACAGTTAAATGTGTGTAGCAACACCCGTGTACAAAACATGACCATAGACGGGTTCAATTACACCCAATTAAAATGGTACAGCAGCCCAACAAGTACTTCGCAGTTACCAGCAAGTCAATTATTGGCAACGGGCACATATTACATTAGTTCGTTAACAGGAACGTGTGAATCACCACGCCAAGCAGTACAAGTAACGGTAGCGGCAGCAGTACCTGCACCAACGGCAACCGCCCAAACAGTATGTGGCAACAGCACATTAAATGATTTAGTAGTAGGAAAAGATCCTTCTGCAAGTTTAAACTGGTACAGTTCATTACAATCAATGATTCCATTGTCAGGAACTACGCAAGTATCAAACGGTACTTACTATGTGCAGCAAGTTATTGGCAATTGTGAATCGGTACGCGTAGCTGTTCCTGTTCAAGTAGTAAATGTTACCGCACCAACGATGACCTCTATCACAACTTGTGATGGCACGCAGATCGGTGATTTGAACACCCCTGCAATCAGTTATTTATGGTACACCGACAATGTAAGTACAACGCCTTTGGCAGACACTTTTGTGATTACCTCAGGAACATATTACATTGCCCAAGAAAATTCGGGATGTATTTCCGCAAGAACACAAGTATCTGTAAATGTAGGCGCACGTCCAAACAGCCCAACGGGTCAAACCACACAAGGTTTCTCTTTTGCAGCCAAAGTGTCTGATTTAGTGATGAATCAACCAAATGTGCGCTGGTTTGCAAGCTATGATGATGCGATAGACCAAGTAGGACAGTTATCACCTAGTACACTATTGCAAACAGGGGCTACTTACTACGGAATTTTGGTAAGTAATAATGGATGTGGTAGTTATCCAACAGCCGTTACGGTAGAAGTTACCGTAAGCACGCAAGAGTTAGACTTAACCCATTTGAAATACTATCCAAACCCGGTTGATAGCGCGTTGCATATAAGCTACAACGAAGCTATTACCAAGGTAGAAGTGTTTACCCTAACTGGGCAAAAAGTGATGAGCAATGAGTTCAATGCTATTGAAGTAACCACCGATTTATCGCGCCTAAGTTCAGGAACGTATTTAGTGAAGGTTGAAACTGCAAAAGCATCACAATTCATTAAAGTGGTAAAACGATAA